From one Mytilus edulis chromosome 1, xbMytEdul2.2, whole genome shotgun sequence genomic stretch:
- the LOC139524526 gene encoding protein CLN8-like produces MGLVEYIHPYLAEADYRKTSVKLTFIFSSFIFYSLLYIFSHVFGSGTRTYNNLTKKEKVFWNLAVVRAIYGIFCTIVGIWAIFVDEELEKDVVFATTPTSYFALTVTVGFFIFECSAIIISDIIYRKFSFLLNLHHWLSLVGYSVLMIVESSHCFGTKGLILEMSTPFSAICWTVLKVGKADTLLWKANQFLLVHTFHLRSVVECFLWYITFKHWDRIWEAMPLALFIMLYTQLTLVTFVMTPYWTYKKTQQMIVPVDWNFEESNKTRMTNGAVEKKTA; encoded by the coding sequence ATGGGTTTGGTGGAGTATATACATCCTTATTTAGCAGAGGCGGACTACAGAAAGACGTCTGTTAAACTAACTTTCATATTTTCATCGTTCATTTTCTACTCACTTCTTTACATTTTTTCTCACGTATTTGGAAGTGGTACACGTACTTATAACAATCTTACTAAAAAGGAAAAAGTCTTTTGGAATCTAGCTGTTGTCCGTGCAATATATGGTATTTTCTGTACTATCGTTGGAATCTGGGCTATATTTGTGGACGAAGAGTTGGAGAAAGATGTTGTTTTCGCTACAACTCCGACAAGTTATTTTGCCTTGACAGTTACGGTAGGATTTTTTATTTTCGAATGCTCCGCAATTATTATTTCGGACATAATATACCGGAAGTTCAGTTTTCTGTTAAACCTGCACCATTGGCTTTCTCTGGTTGGATACAGTGTTTTGATGATCGTTGAAAGTAGTCACTGCTTCGGAACAAAGGGACTTATATTAGAAATGAGCACGCCATTTTCTGCAATATGCTGGACAGTGTTAAAAGTTGGAAAGGCAGACACTTTGTTATGGAAAGCAAATCAGTTCCTATTGGTTCACACTTTCCATTTACGGTCGGTGGTTGAATGCTTTCTGTGGTATATAACATTTAAACATTGGGACAGAATATGGGAGGCAATGCCACTGGCATTGTTTATTATGCTCTATACTCAGCTGACGTTGGTCACGTTCGTCATGACACCATACTGGACATACAAAAAAACGCAACAAATGATCGTGCCCGTCGATTGGAACTTTGAAGAGTCAAACAAAACTCGTATGACGAACGGTGCTGTTGAAAAGAAAACGGCATAA